The nucleotide sequence GGGAACCTAGGGAGAGTATATGGTGCGCAATGGCGTACTTGGCTTGGTCCCAATGGACAAGTCGTTGATCAAATAACTAATGTAATTGAACAGATTAGAAAAAATCCAGATTCGAGAAGGCATTTAGTGAGTGCTTGGAACCCAGCGGAAGTTGACGGTATGGCGTTACCGCCTTGCCATTACGCATTTCAGTTCTATGTTGCGAATGGTCGCCTTTCTTGTTTATTCAATATGCGTTCGATAGACACCTTTTTGGGGTTGCCATTTAATCTGGCATCCTACGCTTTGTTAACCCATATGATGGCTGAACAGTGTGACTTAGATGTCGGTGACTTAATTTGGACCGGTGGCGACGTTCACATCTACACTAATCATCTAGAGCAGGTTAAGCTACAATTGTCTAGAGAGCCGTTTCCTTTACCGAAGCTTGTCATTAAGCGGAAGCCAGAATCAATCTTCGACTATCAATTCGAAGATTTCGATTTTGAGGGATATCAGTCTCACCCTGGTATTAAGGCAGCGATCGCCATTTAATACCGAATAGATATAGAAGCACTAAATAAGATGTAAAGGATGAGGCCAATGACAGTCACATTAATAGCCGCAGTCGCTGCCAATGGCGTCATCGGAATTCATAATGAATTACCTTGGCGACTTCCAGCTGACATGGCTTTCTTCAAGCAGCAGACGATAGGGAAGCCGATTCTAATGGGGCGTAAGACGTTCGAATCGCTTAAGCGTCCACTAAAGGATCGGACGAATGTAATCTTATCACGTACGATGACAGCTCCGCCTGATGGTTGCGAGCTTGTTCATTCTATTTCTGATGCGATTGAGCGCCATCGGGACGAAGAAATTATGGTAATTGGGGGAGCAGAGATATACGCACAAGTGCTTCCGTTTGCGGATAGAATGATTTTGACAGAAATTGAACAATCTTTCGAGGGAGACGCTTATTTTCCTTCGTACGATCGATCGGAATGGAAGCTCGTATCCAAAACACCGGGTATTGTTAATGATGCTAACCTTCTTTCTCATTCATTTTGTGTGTATGAACGTGCATCTACTGAATAGTACAAATTATTAAGGTGATAATCCATTCTGAAGTGACTTATTCTTTGGTAGGATAATTTATCATAAATAGGATTGTAGCTATGGTGTGATGCATCGAGAGACGGAGGAATAGAGATGTCGACGCCTACGGGATTTATGGAATATCAAAGAGAACTTCCGGGAGACCGGGATCCTTTAGAGCGCATCAAGGATTGGAATGAGTTCCACCGTATGTTCTCAGATGAACAGCTACGTACACAAGGTGCGCGTTGTATGGATTGTGGAACACCATTCTGTCACACAGGGATAGAACTTGAAGGTACAGTATCAGGCTGCCCTGTAAACAATTTGATTCCAGAATGGAATAATCTGATTTACCGTGGCTTATGGAGAGAGGCATACGAACGTCTCAATATGACGAACAATTTCCCTGAATTTACTGGCCGTGTCTGCCCAGCTCCTTGTGAGGGATCTTGTACAGTAGGGATGACGGGTGATCCTGTTACAATTAAGACAATTGAAGAAGCGATCATCGAACGAGCATTTGAAGAAGGTTGGGTGATCCCTGAACTTCCGCTTACTCGAACAGGCAAAAAGGTTGCAGTCGTCGGCTCAGGGCCTGCTGGATTAGCTACTGCTGCACAACTAAACAAAGCGGGTCATACGGTAACGGTTTATGAACGTGCAGATCGAATTGGGGGACTTCTTACTTATGGAATCCCGGCAATGAAGCTTGAGAAGGAAGTTGTGCAACGTCGTGTAGATCTACTTATTGCTGAAGGTATTCACTTCATGACGTGTACAGAGATCGGCAAAGATATTTCGTCTGAAGAGCTATTGGAGCAATATGATGCAGTCGTACTTTGTGGCGGAGCGACGAAAGCTCGTCCGATCGGCAACGTCGAAGGACATCAATTGAATGGTATCTATCCTGCGATGGATTATTTAAATAGCACAATTAAAAGCTATTTGGATCAAGATCTAGCTGAAGGTACTTATATTTCCGGTAAAAATAAGCATGTGATCGTTATCGGCGGTGGCGATACCGGTACGGACTGTGTAGCTACAGCATTGCGACACGGCTGTCTGTCGATTACACAATTCGGTACACACGCGAAGAGCCCATTAACACGCGACCCAATCAATAATCCTTGGCCGGAATATCCGAATGTGTACACTTTAGATTACGCACATGAAGAAGCAAGAGCATTGTATGGCGAAGATCCTCGCGCATTTTCAGTTCTCACGAAGAAGTTTGTAGGAGACGAGAACGGAAATGTGAAGGAGTTGCATACGGTTCAAATTCATCGGTATATTGATGAGCAAGGTCGTAAGATCTATGAAGAACTTCCAGGTACAGAAAAAGTATGGCCTGCTGATCTCGTGCTTGTCGCTGTAGGCTTTGAAGGTCCCGAAAGGACAATTATTGATCAGCTTGGTCTGGTTACAGATCGTCGCACAAATGTAAAGGCACGTTACGGAGATTATAAGACGAACGTGGATAAAGTATTTGCGGCAGGCGATATGAGACGCGGACAAAGCTTGATCGTTTGGGCAATTAACGAAGGTCGTGGAGCTGCTCATGAAGTGGATAAATACTTAATGGGAAGTACGATGCTTCCACGCTAGAGCAATAGGAGGTTAATCTGTGATCGCGGATTAACCTCCTATTGCGTTATAATGAATTTAGGATAAACAGGAGGGGTCAAATGATACGCTATCATGATGAGGCATGGTCAGAGCTTATTTTCACACATTTTCAATATAAGATTGAACGCCGCGATGCACAGTGGGTCGATGTCATGCTACAGGTGCAAGTTGCAGAGAGCACTCCGTTGCCCGACGATGTAGTCGGTTTTTCGATATTGGCAATTTGTACCCATCGTGGAGATCCGATTCAGTTCGTAACGTTAGAAGACGATTGCGATAGTGAATATCAATTGACTGAAAGTGAGCAAGAACAATTACAGACATATATTCGTTCTGCAACGATTCAAGCCGCGATTATTACTGCAGTAGGAGACGAAAATCGACGGTAGCTGTCATGATCCGAACATATTCAATGAGTCTTTGGACAGGCGTTCCCCGTGTCCGCTGTGATATGGTACACTGATGCGTATAGATTAATGTCAACGCTTTCGCGAGAGAGGAGGGGACGGTTTGAATCGCGCCGCATTGCTGTCACCGATGGATGTTAACGTTATTCGTCGTTATGTACATACCAAATATGCGCCGTTGCCTGATGAACGCAGAGCTCAGATTGTTGCTGACGCGATTAGAAGGTCGCTTCAGATGCGATTGCCGAATTTGCCTACCGTTCAGAAGAATAAGCTCGCTCAAGAGCTAATTAGCCGTTGCCTCGTAACCGAGCGAAGAGAAGTACAAGCAGATGATGTGTTAGATCTATGTTCAGAGCTTGAATGGGGAACCGAAGAAGAGCGAGAACAACTTCAAGAGCCATTGCTATATTGGTTGAATGAACGCAGTAAGAGTGTATGGACACCTACTCAGTTGAATGAACGATTGATGAAAAAAAATGGGCCTCAACTGATCGTTGCTGAGCAGGCAGTAACCCAGAAGCCAGTTACGGCATGGACGCAGAAGCTAGTATCGTATGTGCGATCGCGGACGTTTACGCAAGTAGCTGCAATTTTGTTATCTATTATTTTAGTAACGTCTATCGTAATCTCTCAACAACGCCAAACAGCAATATCAGATGTGCCTCTAGTTAGTGAGCATTTCATTCCTGAAACGAATGTTGTTTCAGAAGCTGGCAAACAAGCAGGAAGCTATGATTTCTTAAAGTATACAGAAATAGATGAGAACGCGATAAAAACGTATATGCGCGGTCGTGACGCTTTACTTGCAGAAGAGCCATATTTTGGAGCGATTATAGAAAGTGCGAAGATGCACGATGTGCATCCGTTGCTTCTGTTTGCGATTACTGGCCAAGAGCAGGGTTTTGTCCCACGAACAAATAAAAATGCGAAAGAAATCGCCAACAATCCCTTCAACGTCTTTCATAGCTGGCAAGATTACAATACAGATATATATAATTCCGCAGATATCGCTGCGAAGTTAATCGCTAAGCTAGCCGCTGGAATTCCCGAGGATCAAGATCCGTTCGAATGGATGAATAAGACGTACGCAGAGGACCCGTTGTGGTCTGATGGGGTTCGTAAGCTATTTAACAAGCTAACATCACTTAATTCGAAATAAATATTGTTTGCTACTTTCTTAAAAGAGTAGGATTGACGAGATCGTCTTAACAACAACAGCGGCAGTTTAAGAACATGAAACCATGTTCTTGACTGCCGCTGCTATATTTCTATCCGATGGATAGCATGAATTATCCAGGCTCTTTCATTCCGTACGCTTTCAAGTAATCGTGAATCGCAGGTGGTACTTGAGGGAGTGCAGTAACTGTGAAAAAAGCTCCAGT is from Candidatus Cohnella colombiensis and encodes:
- a CDS encoding dihydrofolate reductase, translated to MTVTLIAAVAANGVIGIHNELPWRLPADMAFFKQQTIGKPILMGRKTFESLKRPLKDRTNVILSRTMTAPPDGCELVHSISDAIERHRDEEIMVIGGAEIYAQVLPFADRMILTEIEQSFEGDAYFPSYDRSEWKLVSKTPGIVNDANLLSHSFCVYERASTE
- a CDS encoding glutamate synthase subunit beta — protein: MSTPTGFMEYQRELPGDRDPLERIKDWNEFHRMFSDEQLRTQGARCMDCGTPFCHTGIELEGTVSGCPVNNLIPEWNNLIYRGLWREAYERLNMTNNFPEFTGRVCPAPCEGSCTVGMTGDPVTIKTIEEAIIERAFEEGWVIPELPLTRTGKKVAVVGSGPAGLATAAQLNKAGHTVTVYERADRIGGLLTYGIPAMKLEKEVVQRRVDLLIAEGIHFMTCTEIGKDISSEELLEQYDAVVLCGGATKARPIGNVEGHQLNGIYPAMDYLNSTIKSYLDQDLAEGTYISGKNKHVIVIGGGDTGTDCVATALRHGCLSITQFGTHAKSPLTRDPINNPWPEYPNVYTLDYAHEEARALYGEDPRAFSVLTKKFVGDENGNVKELHTVQIHRYIDEQGRKIYEELPGTEKVWPADLVLVAVGFEGPERTIIDQLGLVTDRRTNVKARYGDYKTNVDKVFAAGDMRRGQSLIVWAINEGRGAAHEVDKYLMGSTMLPR
- the thyA gene encoding thymidylate synthase: MKQYLELLQDILDHGVQKEDRTGTGTISVFGRQLRIDLQKGFPLLTTKKLHTKSIIHELLWFLSGNTNIRYLKEKGVTIWDEWADEEGNLGRVYGAQWRTWLGPNGQVVDQITNVIEQIRKNPDSRRHLVSAWNPAEVDGMALPPCHYAFQFYVANGRLSCLFNMRSIDTFLGLPFNLASYALLTHMMAEQCDLDVGDLIWTGGDVHIYTNHLEQVKLQLSREPFPLPKLVIKRKPESIFDYQFEDFDFEGYQSHPGIKAAIAI